In the genome of Chelmon rostratus isolate fCheRos1 chromosome 24, fCheRos1.pri, whole genome shotgun sequence, one region contains:
- the LOC121627251 gene encoding thymosin beta-12 codes for MSDKPDISEVTSFDRSKLKKTETQEKNPLPTKETIEQEKADTS; via the exons ATGAGCGACAAGCCCGACATCTCAGAGGTGACCAGCTTCGACAGGTCCAAGCTGAAGAAGACAGAGACGCAGGAGAAGAATCCCCTGCCCACAAAAGAAA CCATCGAACAGGAGAAGGCGGACACGTCGTGA